ATGGCAAAAATTTATTCCCGTGTCGGGACGTCGGCTACTCAATATCCTCTCAGTACGTATAGTTATACGAGTACGAAGGCCAAATCATTGATTAACGATGTTTGGCAAAAGACTTACACGACAATAGCTAACGTGAATAATATCATCGGTAATATTCGAGAGGCAGATCCGGCCATGTTTTCAAGAGACAATTATAACGTTATTTATGGTGAGGCTTTGGGTTTGAGGGCATTTCTTCATTTTGATTTACTGAGGCTTTTTGCTCCCGCGTATGCAGATGATCCGGAGGCCCAAGGGATTCCTTACGTGGATCGTTTTGATTATAATATCACGGAGGTACAGACTGTTAGCAAGACTATAGATCTTATACTGAAAGATTTGGAAGATGCTGCAGCTCTTTTGAAAGTGGCGGATCCGCTTTGTACCGGACGAGCGATCACGACTTCCGATGATAATGGTTATTTGCTTGATCGTACGTTTAGATTTAATTATTATGCCGTGGTGGCGACGATGGCGAGGGTGTATATGTGGAAGGGGGATAAGGTTAATGCAGCATTAAAAGCAAAAGAGGTTATTTCGGATAGTGATTGTAAGTGGACTTCGATTGATGATATTGCGATAGCCGAGGAAAAGCGGGATCATACATTTACTCCGGAACATATTTTCAGATTGAGGGTTGAGGAGATGGAAAAGAATATTGAATACGTATTTTCGATTACAATGGCATGGGCTACCGGGTATTCATTTTCAGTGATGGATCGGGATGCGGCAATAATCTACCCGCATGCGACAGATTGGCGCGGTTGGAATACCCGTTACGGTTGGAGTGAGGATTTGGGACTGAGTTCTTCCTCTATTTATCGTTTGCCGAATAAGTTTTGGCAATATGAGGATATGCCTGCCGAGTTCAAAAATTTGATGCCGATCATCCGGTTCCCGGAAATGAAACTGATTGTGTCCGAATGTAATCCTACCACTGAAGGTGCTGAGATTATTAATGAGATACGTTCTCACCGGGGAATTACGGAAGAATTTTCAGCAACCTCAACTGAAACACAGGTGTTGGATGAGATTTTAAACGAGTATCGACGGGAGTTTTATGGTGAAGGACTCATGTGGTATTATTATAAAAGGCTGAATAAGAAAAGTATTCCTTATTTAAGTTATGGATATTCATATTCGATGGCCATGGATCAGGCTAAATATGTATGGCCCATGCCGGAAGAAGAGATTGAGTTTGGAAATAGAAATAAAGAAAATGAGTTATGAAAATAT
The window above is part of the Butyricimonas paravirosa genome. Proteins encoded here:
- a CDS encoding RagB/SusD family nutrient uptake outer membrane protein gives rise to the protein MKTIKIILSFIIISLFSISCDDWLDVKPKTQVESSELLKDEAGYKDALWGVYTLMVQKSMYGLNMTVSLDAMAKIYSRVGTSATQYPLSTYSYTSTKAKSLINDVWQKTYTTIANVNNIIGNIREADPAMFSRDNYNVIYGEALGLRAFLHFDLLRLFAPAYADDPEAQGIPYVDRFDYNITEVQTVSKTIDLILKDLEDAAALLKVADPLCTGRAITTSDDNGYLLDRTFRFNYYAVVATMARVYMWKGDKVNAALKAKEVISDSDCKWTSIDDIAIAEEKRDHTFTPEHIFRLRVEEMEKNIEYVFSITMAWATGYSFSVMDRDAAIIYPHATDWRGWNTRYGWSEDLGLSSSSIYRLPNKFWQYEDMPAEFKNLMPIIRFPEMKLIVSECNPTTEGAEIINEIRSHRGITEEFSATSTETQVLDEILNEYRREFYGEGLMWYYYKRLNKKSIPYLSYGYSYSMAMDQAKYVWPMPEEEIEFGNRNKENEL